In one window of Calypte anna isolate BGI_N300 chromosome 1, bCalAnn1_v1.p, whole genome shotgun sequence DNA:
- the C1H11orf87 gene encoding uncharacterized protein C11orf87 homolog: MSAKLSKELRLSLPPCLLNRTSATLNASSTCITQVGQLFQSFSSTLVLIVLVTLIFCLILLSLTTFHIHKSKMKKRKMQKAQEEYERDHCTRRSNSGVQQTGMGVQGEGPQGRDSRLGRPPQDLEIQRPSSPAAPSSQQARACLDTAGAGLLQSVILS, translated from the coding sequence ATGAGTGCCAAGCTCTCCAAGGAGTTGAGGCTGTCCCTGCCACCGTGTCTCCTGAACAGGACGTCTGCCACCTTAAATGCCAGCAGCACCTGCATCACGCAAGTGGGTCAACTCTTCCAGTCCTTTTCATCCACTCTGGTTTTAATTGTCCTGGTCACTCTCATCTTCTGCCTCATACTCCTCTCCCTCACCACCTTCCACATTCACAAGAGCAAGATGAAGAAGCGGAAAATGCAAAAGGCTCAGGAGGAATATGAACGGGACCACTGCACCCGCAGAAGCAATAGTGGCGTCCAGCAAACTGGGATGGGGGTGCAGGGAGAAGGACCCCAAGGAAGAGACAGCCGGCTGGGAAGACCCCCCCAGGACTTGGAGATCCAGCGTCcctcttcccctgcagcccccagctctcagcaagcACGGGCTTGTTTGGACACAGCTGGTGCAGGGCTCTTGCAGTCGGTGATTTTGTCATGA